Proteins from one Caulobacter sp. 73W genomic window:
- a CDS encoding GIY-YIG nuclease family protein: MNNERRKALVQAYKEMPKRIGVFALRCEAGEKVWVGVSRNLDAQQNSLWFSLRLGSHTDRNLQACWKAEGEAAFRYEVLEVIDQEGLSPYELANALKDRVAAWRTDLAAFSLS, from the coding sequence ATGAACAACGAGCGTCGCAAAGCCCTGGTCCAGGCCTACAAGGAGATGCCCAAGCGGATCGGGGTGTTCGCCCTGCGTTGTGAGGCGGGGGAAAAGGTCTGGGTCGGGGTTTCGCGCAACCTCGACGCCCAGCAGAACAGCCTGTGGTTCAGCCTTCGCCTCGGCTCGCATACCGACCGGAACCTCCAAGCCTGCTGGAAGGCGGAGGGGGAGGCGGCCTTCCGCTATGAGGTGCTGGAAGTGATCGATCAGGAAGGCCTGTCGCCCTATGAATTGGCCAACGCCTTGAAGGACCGCGTTGCCGCCTGGCGGACTGATCTCGCGGCGTTTTCGTTGTCCTGA
- a CDS encoding DUF2239 family protein yields the protein MSNATSPDKPKICTAFAGQRRVATGPLADVAVAVWRALKVDPNQTVLTFDRSGRLVDIELRGDEEDVRQRYAEPEPHRGRGRPKLGVVAREVTLLPRHWEWLAEQPGGASVALRRLVEAARAAGDGQDRRAHEAAYRIMSALGGDLPGFEEGSRALFAGDLGKLEAELGSWPVDLRDHVLTLARGGEA from the coding sequence ATGAGCAACGCGACTTCTCCTGACAAGCCAAAGATCTGCACCGCCTTCGCCGGCCAGCGTCGGGTGGCGACTGGCCCCTTGGCCGATGTCGCCGTCGCGGTCTGGCGGGCGCTGAAGGTCGATCCGAACCAGACCGTGCTGACCTTCGATCGTTCGGGGCGTCTGGTCGACATCGAGCTGCGCGGTGATGAGGAGGACGTCCGGCAACGCTATGCCGAACCCGAGCCGCACCGGGGCAGGGGGCGTCCGAAGCTGGGCGTGGTGGCGCGTGAGGTCACGCTGCTGCCCCGTCACTGGGAATGGCTGGCCGAGCAGCCGGGCGGCGCCTCGGTCGCATTGCGGCGACTGGTCGAAGCGGCGCGGGCCGCGGGCGACGGTCAGGATCGCCGTGCGCACGAGGCGGCCTATCGCATCATGTCCGCGCTCGGCGGCGACCTGCCGGGGTTCGAGGAGGGCAGCCGGGCGCTGTTCGCCGGCGACCTGGGCAAGCTGGAGGCGGAGCTGGGCTCCTGGCCCGTCGACCTTCGCGATCACGTCCTGACCCTGGCGAGGGGCGGCGAGGCATGA
- a CDS encoding DMT family transporter yields the protein MPKSLVFAIIGCLVGGGLAAIQAPTNALLARPLNSPVNAALMSFAGGTLILLIAVLVLRVRPDYGATAAAPWYAWMGGLYGAVFVVAAAYAIPRIGVASAMTLFVAGQLLISVLVDHFGGFGVAARPVNLTRVAGLALVIGGVVLVRRG from the coding sequence ATGCCAAAGTCCCTGGTCTTCGCGATCATCGGCTGCCTCGTCGGCGGAGGCCTGGCCGCGATCCAGGCGCCGACCAACGCGCTGTTGGCCCGGCCGCTGAACAGTCCGGTCAACGCGGCGCTGATGTCCTTCGCCGGCGGGACCCTGATCCTGCTGATCGCCGTATTGGTGCTGCGCGTGCGGCCGGACTACGGGGCCACGGCGGCGGCGCCCTGGTACGCCTGGATGGGCGGCCTCTATGGCGCGGTCTTCGTGGTCGCGGCGGCCTACGCCATCCCCCGCATCGGCGTCGCCTCGGCCATGACCCTGTTCGTCGCCGGACAGCTTCTGATCAGCGTGCTCGTCGACCATTTCGGGGGCTTCGGCGTGGCGGCAAGGCCGGTCAATCTGACCCGCGTCGCGGGGTTGGCGCTGGTGATCGGCGGCGTCGTGCTCGTTCGCCGGGGCTGA
- a CDS encoding TIGR03862 family flavoprotein — protein MNPSKPLSVAVVGGGPAGLMAAEVLSAAGLAVTVYDRMPSLGRKFLMAGRGGLNLTHSEPIDRFLRRYGPATERLRGIIEAFPPKALVKWAEGLGQPTFVGSSGRVFPKAMKASPLLREWLRRLEAQGVSFRLRRTWTGWNEAGELVFNGPERPESVRADAVILALGGGSWAKLGSDGQWTTTLEAAGARVAPFRPSNVGFLVDWSEIFRDRFAGTPLKAVGLSFAGRQVKGEIMLSAYGLEGGGVYALSSPLRDAVEGQGGAVVEIDLRPDLSAGQIENKLARGRKGESVANLLRKTLNLSPAAIGLLREAAGVNLPATPVALSLLVKAAPIRLIGCAPMDRAISTAGGVGLDSLDDDLMLKARSGVFLAGEMLDWEAPTGGYLLQACFATGRAAALGALTYLKD, from the coding sequence ATGAACCCGTCCAAGCCCCTCTCAGTCGCCGTTGTCGGCGGCGGCCCCGCCGGCCTGATGGCCGCGGAGGTGCTGAGCGCGGCGGGCTTGGCGGTGACCGTCTACGACCGCATGCCGTCCCTTGGCCGCAAGTTCCTGATGGCTGGGCGGGGCGGGCTGAACCTCACCCATTCCGAGCCGATCGACCGTTTCCTTCGCCGCTACGGTCCGGCGACGGAGCGTCTGCGCGGTATCATCGAGGCCTTTCCGCCCAAGGCGCTGGTCAAGTGGGCGGAGGGGTTGGGCCAGCCGACCTTCGTCGGATCGAGCGGCCGCGTGTTTCCAAAGGCCATGAAGGCCTCCCCGCTGCTGCGCGAATGGCTGAGGCGGCTGGAGGCGCAGGGCGTGAGCTTTCGCCTGCGCCGCACCTGGACCGGCTGGAACGAGGCGGGAGAGCTCGTCTTCAACGGCCCGGAAAGGCCTGAAAGCGTTCGCGCGGACGCCGTGATCCTCGCCCTTGGCGGCGGCAGCTGGGCCAAGCTCGGCTCGGACGGTCAGTGGACGACGACGCTTGAGGCGGCCGGCGCGCGGGTCGCGCCGTTCCGTCCTAGCAATGTCGGCTTCCTGGTCGATTGGAGCGAGATCTTCCGCGACCGCTTCGCCGGAACGCCTCTGAAAGCCGTTGGGCTGTCGTTCGCGGGTCGTCAGGTGAAGGGAGAGATCATGCTCTCCGCCTACGGGCTGGAGGGCGGCGGCGTCTACGCCCTGTCATCGCCCTTGCGGGACGCCGTGGAGGGGCAGGGCGGCGCGGTCGTGGAGATCGATCTGCGTCCCGACCTTTCCGCCGGGCAGATCGAGAACAAGCTCGCGCGGGGGCGCAAGGGCGAGTCCGTCGCCAACCTCCTGCGCAAGACCCTGAACCTGTCGCCCGCCGCCATCGGCCTGCTGCGCGAGGCGGCCGGCGTGAACCTGCCCGCGACGCCCGTCGCCTTGTCGCTGCTGGTCAAGGCGGCGCCGATCAGGCTGATCGGTTGTGCGCCTATGGATCGCGCGATCTCGACGGCCGGCGGCGTCGGTCTCGACAGCCTCGACGACGACCTGATGCTGAAGGCCCGGTCCGGAGTTTTCCTGGCCGGCGAGATGCTGGACTGGGAAGCGCCTACCGGCGGTTACCTGCTTCAAGCCTGCTTCGCGACGGGGCGCGCCGCCGCCCTTGGCGCGCTCACCTATCTGAAGGACTAA
- a CDS encoding 2-dehydropantoate 2-reductase, protein MQKIAIVGPGAVGGTVAAWLAQNSEHEVTVCVRTTFDQLRVETPDGEIAATPALLTDPADATPVDWVLICTKAYDAPGALAWLKGLVGPQTRIAVLQNGVEHVERFAPHLPGGVIVPAVVDIPAERAAPGRIRQRRMGTILVPAGLDGDAFMGLFAHTPIAVSTTDDFKTAAWRKLALNCAGAVNALTLKPSGVAHREPVAGIMKALVAECVAVGRAEGAILPDDLGQSVVDGYRSGPADSVNSLHADRAAGRPMELDARNGVIVRLGAKHGVATPMNAMIVALIEAAAAPGDGRP, encoded by the coding sequence ATGCAGAAGATCGCCATCGTCGGCCCCGGCGCGGTGGGCGGGACCGTCGCCGCTTGGCTGGCCCAGAACTCGGAGCACGAGGTCACGGTCTGCGTCCGCACGACCTTCGACCAACTGCGCGTGGAAACGCCGGATGGCGAGATCGCCGCGACGCCCGCCTTGCTGACTGACCCGGCCGACGCGACGCCGGTCGATTGGGTTCTCATCTGCACCAAGGCCTATGACGCCCCCGGCGCGCTGGCCTGGCTGAAAGGGTTGGTCGGCCCTCAGACCCGTATCGCCGTCCTGCAGAACGGCGTCGAGCATGTTGAGCGGTTCGCGCCGCATCTGCCTGGCGGGGTCATCGTGCCCGCCGTGGTCGACATCCCGGCCGAGCGCGCCGCGCCGGGCCGCATCCGCCAGCGGCGCATGGGGACGATCCTGGTTCCGGCTGGTCTGGACGGCGACGCCTTCATGGGTCTGTTCGCCCATACGCCGATCGCGGTCTCGACCACGGACGACTTCAAGACCGCCGCCTGGCGCAAGCTGGCCCTGAACTGCGCGGGCGCCGTCAACGCCCTGACCCTCAAGCCGTCCGGCGTCGCGCACCGTGAGCCGGTCGCCGGGATCATGAAGGCCCTGGTCGCCGAGTGCGTCGCCGTGGGCCGAGCTGAGGGCGCGATCCTGCCTGACGATCTGGGGCAGTCAGTGGTCGATGGCTATCGCTCCGGCCCCGCCGACAGCGTGAATTCCCTGCACGCTGATCGCGCCGCCGGTCGGCCGATGGAGTTGGACGCGCGCAACGGGGTCATCGTCCGGCTGGGCGCCAAGCACGGCGTCGCCACGCCCATGAACGCGATGATCGTCGCCCTGATCGAGGCCGCCGCCGCGCCAGGCGATGGCCGCCCCTGA
- a CDS encoding DUF1993 family protein, whose translation MTLSMSQLTLPALTRGLRILSELLTKGEAWAAANGVDPAELTAGRLFEDMAPLTAQVQSVSDTSKFAIARISGVAGPTMADDEVTFADLQARIAKTLAYLESVDPSTLDGTEGKTIELKFPNGEFSMTGSAYLTGFVLPNFYFHLVTAYDILRHKGVPLGKLDYLGAIA comes from the coding sequence ATGACCCTGTCCATGAGCCAACTGACCCTGCCCGCCCTGACGCGCGGCCTGCGCATCCTCTCGGAGCTGCTGACCAAGGGCGAGGCCTGGGCCGCCGCCAACGGCGTCGATCCGGCCGAACTGACCGCCGGCCGTCTGTTCGAGGACATGGCTCCGCTGACCGCGCAGGTTCAAAGCGTCAGCGACACCTCCAAGTTCGCCATCGCCCGCATCTCCGGCGTCGCCGGCCCCACCATGGCGGATGACGAAGTCACCTTCGCCGACCTGCAGGCCCGCATCGCCAAGACGCTCGCCTATCTCGAAAGCGTCGATCCCTCGACGCTGGACGGGACCGAGGGCAAGACCATCGAGCTGAAGTTCCCCAACGGTGAATTCAGCATGACCGGCAGCGCCTATCTGACCGGCTTCGTCCTGCCAAATTTCTATTTCCACCTGGTCACGGCCTACGACATCCTGCGTCACAAGGGCGTGCCGCTGGGCAAGCTGGACTATCTGGGCGCCATCGCCTGA